The window CAGGCGCTCGGCCTCGGCCTTCTCGCGGGCCTCCTGCTCGGCCTTTTCCTTGGCGGCGGCGGCCTTGGCCTCCGCCTCCTTCTCGGCCTTGGCTGCGGCTTCCGCGGCGGCCTTCTCGGCGGCAGCGGCGGCGGCAGCGGCGGCCTTGGTGTCGACCTGGTCCTGCTGCTGCTCGGCCTGGGCCATGATCCGGGCGCGAAGCGCCTCACCGGCGTCCGAGGTGCCCGTCTCGGTGTCGGTGGTGGTGATGCCGACGCTGCTGAGCGGGGTGCTCGAGGTCTCGGGCGCCTCCTCCGCGGTGTCGTCGGAGATCAGCGGCAGGTCGGGCATGGTGATCGCGACCGGCGGCTTGCCGGACTGCGCGCTGGCCATGCCGCCCGCGCCGACGGCGGCTATGACACCGACGCCGAGAACCGTGGAGCTGCGGGCGAGTCCGCCGCCGCGCTGCTTGGAGACGCGGTGCCGGCCGCGAACCGGGCGAATGGATTCCGCGGTGGGGTTCCATTCCTCCCAGGGGCCCTCGTCGGTGCGTTGGCTGCCGTAGCCGTAGGCCTCGTCATTGCGCTGGCTCGGCACGAACGGGGCCTCGGGGGCAGGCCGGTTTGACGCCACGTGGGCGTGCTCCTTTCCTTCCTTCTCGCCTACCGGGTTAGCTGACGGGTTCGGAGCAGGAAGGTCTCCTACGCGCGTATATCTGCCGTATCTGCACGGCGGATTACGCCCGATTCACCCCAAGTTGGTGGTTCCCCGGTTCCCTTACGGGATTCGGCGCGTGCGCACGGAGCCGACTCTTGTGACGGCTGGGACGACCGCGCTGCGTTATCGAACGTTAATAGACGCGGGGCGCGGATTCCAAGCCGTTCGGCTTGATCATTAACGATTCCGGCCTGGACTTTCGGGTCACGAGGGGTCTAAATCGGGCGAGTTGACCAAGCCTCATGTGCCACACAGGTATTGACGGTATGTCAGTTGTTATGCGGAGGGCTCCCGACCGATCACCCCCGGTAACAATCAGGGTCTTCGTACGGCGAGCAGGGCCATGTCGTCCGTCATCCCGCCCCCGCAGTACACGCGCACGTCCTCGGCGAGGGCCCGGATCAGGATGCCCGGATCGCCGAAGGCACGGCCGGCCAGCCGGGTCTGCGGGTCGTAGAAGACGCCGTGCGCGTCGCGGGCCTCGGAGAGGCCGTCGGTGTGCAGGAGCAGGGTGGTGCCGGGCGGGAAGGGGACCTCGTCGGCGCGGTCGGGCCAGCTGCCGAGGTCGCTCATGCCGAGCGGGAGGGCGGGCTCGCGGGCCGGCAGCGGGCGCACGGTGCCGTCGGGGTACAGCAACAGCGGGGGCGGATGGCCGCGGTTGACGACGCGCACGACCCCGTCGCCGTGCGGGAGTTCGGCGAGTACGGCAGTGGTGAACCCCTCGACGGCCTCGATCCCGTCACGCCGCGAGCCCTCCCGGGCCAGCGCCCGCTCGAGCCGCTGCGCGACCACCTCCAGGCTCGCCTCCTGCTCGGCGGCCTCCCGGAAGGCCCCGATGACGACGGCCACGGCCGCGACGGCCCCCATCCCCTTGCCGCGCACATCGCCCACGACAAGCCGCACGCCGTACGCGCTGTCCTGCACGGCGTACAGATCGCCGCCGATGAAAGCGTCGGCCTGCGCCGCCTCGTAGCGCGCGGCGATCTCGTAGCCGCCGATCCGCTCCAGCGGCTCGGGCAGGACGGCGCGCTGGGTCGCCACGGCGATCTCGCGCTGCGAGGCGAGCCGCAGGTCGCCGCGGCGCACGACACGGTTGAGTACGGCGGCCAGGACGGCGACGGTGACCACGGTGACCACCTCGGTGACCGTGTCCGCGTCCATGCCGAAGCCCAGCCGGACGTGGACGCCGTAGGTGGCGAGCAGCGCCACGACTCCCGTGATGACGGTGCCGCTCAGCCCGTAGAAGGGCGCGGCGACCAGGGGTGCGGCGGTGAAGAAGGGGATCGCAGTGAATCCGCGCGGGGTGACGAAGTCGTAGAGGATCCCGCCCGCGATCAGCAGCGGCGGGAGCAGGAGGACGAGGGTGCGTGCGGGCGGGACGTGCCGTGTCTCGTCCGCGCCTCCAGCCCGCACTGCCCGCCTCCCACCAGATCCGCCGTCCCTCCAGGTTTCCCGGAGCGGGGGCGGGCGGCGAATGGTGTGGGCCGAGTGGATGAGGGGAAACACCGAGGGCCGGAACCCTTTCGGATTCCGGCCCTCGGCCTTCAGTAGCGGGGACAGGATTTGAACCTGCGACCTCTGGGTTATGAGCCCAGCGAGCTACCGAGCTGCTCCACCCCGCGTCGTTGAAACCAGTGTACGCCATCTGCGGGACCCGATGCACACACGCTTCTTCACGCTGCGGGATTGCCCGCGTGGGTCAGCGTCTCCCAGGCGACGAAGAGGTTGTCGGTACCGGCCGGGCGGGTCTGTACGGCGAGCTTGCGGGCGGCCGGGACGGAGCCTCCGCGCCGGTCCTCGAGATGGTTCAGGGCGACCTCCAGGTCGGGCCCCAGATTCCGCTCCACCTTGCCTCCGCACAGCCAGGCCGGCGCGGTCTTGCCCACCTGGTGGCGGGCGTGGAGCTCGAGCGCTGCCTTGAGCCGGTCCTCGGCCTCGCCGTACAGGTCGACGCCCTGGTGCCAGGCGGTCTCGGCGATGTGCGCGGTGGCGGCGATCGAGTGGCCGACGTGCTGGAAGTTGCGGCAGGTCTCCTGGGTGACGCCCTTCTTGTACGTCGTCTGCTGGAACCAGTACGTCGCCAGCCGCTGCGGAGTGTTCATGCTCGACCCCGCCGGGGTGAGCGGGAGGCGGCCGTCCTTCTCCAGGTAGAAGTACGCGGGCACGCGGTCGCGGAAGCGGACCAGGGCGTGGTCGAAGGTCTGGTGGTCGTCGAGGAAGACGGCGATGCCGATGGCGGCGTCGGTGGTGATGAGGTCCCGGTTGCCGTTGACGTCCGGAACCTTCTTGGTGACGTGGGGGAGGTGGGCGGTGCGGAGCATCTCCTCGAAGCGGCGTACGCGCTCCTCGGGCCAGCCCGCGCCGTCACTGTGCCGGACGATCTCGGCGGCCCGCGCCCACGTGGACCCCGCCCACCCGGCCTGGAGCCCGGCGTTCTGCCCGGTGTGCTGCCGCAGCTTCGCCGACCAGGCGTCCATGATCTCCCCGGCCTTGAGGGCATGCTGCCGCTTGCCGGTGACGGTGAACAGCCGGGCCTGCGTATAGGCGGCGATAGCGTCCTCGCGCTCCTCCACACAGCCCCGGCCGGCCTTCTTCCCCGCGGGGCAGTGGACGCCCTCGTAGGGCCGGGCCCGGTACTTGTAGGCGCCGTACTTGCTGTCCCGCATCCCGAGGTACGCCTTCAGCCACGGCTGCTTCCCGGCGGTCACGTGCTTGCGTACGACCGCCGGCTGCGGCGCGCTGACGAGGACGCCGGGGTGGGTGAAGTCGGCGTCGGGCGGGAGGGCACGGGCCATGGTGCGGGTATCGGCCCCGGTTGCTCCGCAGGCGGCGAGGAGAGAAGCGAGC of the Streptomyces sp. NBC_00287 genome contains:
- a CDS encoding M23 family metallopeptidase, with product MASNRPAPEAPFVPSQRNDEAYGYGSQRTDEGPWEEWNPTAESIRPVRGRHRVSKQRGGGLARSSTVLGVGVIAAVGAGGMASAQSGKPPVAITMPDLPLISDDTAEEAPETSSTPLSSVGITTTDTETGTSDAGEALRARIMAQAEQQQDQVDTKAAAAAAAAAEKAAAEAAAKAEKEAEAKAAAAKEKAEQEAREKAEAERLAALAKQFALPTSSYTITSTFGQAGSLWSSGYHTGLDFAAPTGTLIKAVHTGTITSAGWDGSYGYKTVLTLEDGTEIWYAHQSSISVSVGQQVTTGDVIGRVGATGNVTGAHLHMEVHPEGSSSGIDPLAWLRSKGLTP
- a CDS encoding PP2C family protein-serine/threonine phosphatase, which translates into the protein MRAGGADETRHVPPARTLVLLLPPLLIAGGILYDFVTPRGFTAIPFFTAAPLVAAPFYGLSGTVITGVVALLATYGVHVRLGFGMDADTVTEVVTVVTVAVLAAVLNRVVRRGDLRLASQREIAVATQRAVLPEPLERIGGYEIAARYEAAQADAFIGGDLYAVQDSAYGVRLVVGDVRGKGMGAVAAVAVVIGAFREAAEQEASLEVVAQRLERALAREGSRRDGIEAVEGFTTAVLAELPHGDGVVRVVNRGHPPPLLLYPDGTVRPLPAREPALPLGMSDLGSWPDRADEVPFPPGTTLLLHTDGLSEARDAHGVFYDPQTRLAGRAFGDPGILIRALAEDVRVYCGGGMTDDMALLAVRRP
- a CDS encoding alginate lyase family protein, with translation MRSVRLVAVLLLASLLAACGATGADTRTMARALPPDADFTHPGVLVSAPQPAVVRKHVTAGKQPWLKAYLGMRDSKYGAYKYRARPYEGVHCPAGKKAGRGCVEEREDAIAAYTQARLFTVTGKRQHALKAGEIMDAWSAKLRQHTGQNAGLQAGWAGSTWARAAEIVRHSDGAGWPEERVRRFEEMLRTAHLPHVTKKVPDVNGNRDLITTDAAIGIAVFLDDHQTFDHALVRFRDRVPAYFYLEKDGRLPLTPAGSSMNTPQRLATYWFQQTTYKKGVTQETCRNFQHVGHSIAATAHIAETAWHQGVDLYGEAEDRLKAALELHARHQVGKTAPAWLCGGKVERNLGPDLEVALNHLEDRRGGSVPAARKLAVQTRPAGTDNLFVAWETLTHAGNPAA